From one Anticarsia gemmatalis isolate Benzon Research Colony breed Stoneville strain chromosome 20, ilAntGemm2 primary, whole genome shotgun sequence genomic stretch:
- the LOC142981599 gene encoding alpha-tocopherol transfer protein-like isoform X1 yields the protein MESLPKHHLLELPSSALQDVRKIHNLDKPGRIEEAVDILQAWLQKQDHILKKDFSREYLERSLLASKGSVEKAKKQIDRLCTMKTLLPQFFEKSNVRKELKDVIDIAWPVLMPTVTDDYYRIMVIKINDKKFTEKSYLEFFQYNINICEYVKARDYVNGFLIVYDFRDTSMLEILTKLNPILMQQYMTILVEGFGARLKGVHVLSESTAVELLLKMMKQFVGAKIAKRLYVHKTLEDLHMFVPKDKLPKEYGGNGRSIDKIIADWADELSTPEHEEYMKMMSKAGTDESRRCSDQFNETYMGMPGSFRNLSVD from the exons ATGGAATCGTTACCAAAACATCACCTGTTGGAACTCCCTTCCAGTGCGTTACAAGATGTAAGGAAAATCCATAATCTGGATAAACCGGGAAGAATTGAAGAAGCTGTAGATATTCTGCAAGCGTGGTTGCAGAAACAAGATCATATTTTGAAGAAagattttt CTCGAGAGTACTTGGAAAGGTCCCTACTAGCCAGTAAGGGATCAGTAGAGAAGGCTAAgaaacagatagacagactaTGTACCATGAAGACGCTGCTGCCCCAGTTCTTTGAAAAGAGCAACGTTCGGAAGGAATTGAAAGATGTAATTGATATTGC atggCCAGTATTAATGCCGACAGTGACTGATGATTACTACAGGATAATGGTGATTAAAATCAACGATAAAAAGTTCACGGAAAAAAGTTATTTGGAATTTttccaatataatattaat ATCTGCGAATACGTGAAAGCTCGTGACTACGTGAACGGTTTTCTGATCGTGTACGATTTTCGTGACACCAGTATGTTGGAGATACTTACAAAACTTAACCCGATACTTATGCAACAATACATGACTATATTAGTT GAAGGTTTCGGAGCCCGATTAAAAGGAGTCCACGTGCTATCAGAATCAACAGCCGTGGAACTGCTATTGAAGATGATGAAACAATTCGTTGGAGCTAAGATAGCTAAAAGACTGTACGTCCACAAGACTTTAGAAGACTTACACATGTTCGTACCAAAAGATAAACTGCCCAAGGAATACGGAGGAAATGGCAGatctattgataaaattattg ctgACTGGGCTGACGAACTAAGCACGCCAGAACACGAGGAATACATGAAAATGATGAGCAAGGCAGGAACAGATGAATCACGGAGATGTTCCGACCAGTTCAACGAAACTTACATGGGGATGCCCGGgtcttttagaaatttaagTGTAGATTAA
- the LOC142981599 gene encoding clavesin-2-like isoform X2 yields the protein MKTLLPQFFEKSNVRKELKDVIDIAWPVLMPTVTDDYYRIMVIKINDKKFTEKSYLEFFQYNINICEYVKARDYVNGFLIVYDFRDTSMLEILTKLNPILMQQYMTILVEGFGARLKGVHVLSESTAVELLLKMMKQFVGAKIAKRLYVHKTLEDLHMFVPKDKLPKEYGGNGRSIDKIIADWADELSTPEHEEYMKMMSKAGTDESRRCSDQFNETYMGMPGSFRNLSVD from the exons ATGAAGACGCTGCTGCCCCAGTTCTTTGAAAAGAGCAACGTTCGGAAGGAATTGAAAGATGTAATTGATATTGC atggCCAGTATTAATGCCGACAGTGACTGATGATTACTACAGGATAATGGTGATTAAAATCAACGATAAAAAGTTCACGGAAAAAAGTTATTTGGAATTTttccaatataatattaat ATCTGCGAATACGTGAAAGCTCGTGACTACGTGAACGGTTTTCTGATCGTGTACGATTTTCGTGACACCAGTATGTTGGAGATACTTACAAAACTTAACCCGATACTTATGCAACAATACATGACTATATTAGTT GAAGGTTTCGGAGCCCGATTAAAAGGAGTCCACGTGCTATCAGAATCAACAGCCGTGGAACTGCTATTGAAGATGATGAAACAATTCGTTGGAGCTAAGATAGCTAAAAGACTGTACGTCCACAAGACTTTAGAAGACTTACACATGTTCGTACCAAAAGATAAACTGCCCAAGGAATACGGAGGAAATGGCAGatctattgataaaattattg ctgACTGGGCTGACGAACTAAGCACGCCAGAACACGAGGAATACATGAAAATGATGAGCAAGGCAGGAACAGATGAATCACGGAGATGTTCCGACCAGTTCAACGAAACTTACATGGGGATGCCCGGgtcttttagaaatttaagTGTAGATTAA
- the LOC142981847 gene encoding uncharacterized protein LOC142981847, with amino-acid sequence MDNPSDQLLHLPANVVQEVRKIYSLDKNGRIEDALTIIEEWIQKQDHILKKDFDRDYLEKALIGCKGSVEKTKKQIDRLCTMKTLLPHFFTKTNIRSELNYITDLALLVPLPTLTKDYYRIIFMKMNSKQLTEKTFMDYYQYNIILCEYLKAHDYVNGFIFINDYEDTSIMDLMTKINSVELQQFLTLLIEGFGARIKGIHLLTSSKAIDLFAKLIKQFLSPKIANRINVHKTLKDLHSVVPKELLPSEYGGTQKPLSKLAVEWADALSTDEHVAHMKMMNKACTDERLRRSAKFNEEYMGMPGAFRNLSVD; translated from the exons ATGGATAACCCATCTGATCAATTACTGCATTTGCCTGCAAATGTTGTTCAGGAAGTTAGAAAGATTTACAGTTTGGATAAAAATGGGAGAATTGAGGATGCTTTGACGATTATAGAAGAATGGATACAGAAACAGGatcatattttgaaaaaagaTTTTG ataGAGATTATTTGGAAAAAGCTCTGATAGGATGCAAGGGTTCCGTGGAGAAAACGAAgaaacagatagacagactttGTACTATGAAGACGCTGTTACCACATTTCTTCACAAAAACTAACATAAGATCTGAATTGAATTACATTACAGATTTAGC attaCTAGTCCCGTTGCCGACTCTTACAAAAGATTACTACAGAATCATATTCATGAAAATGAATTCCAAACAATTAACAGAGAAAACCTTCATGGATTATtatcaatacaatattatt CtttgtgaatatttaaaagCACACGACTATGTCAACGGATTCATCTTTATAAACGATTATGAGGACACCAGTATAATGGATTTGATGACAAAAATTAACTCAGTTGAATTGCAACAGTTTCTTACTTTACTgatt GAAGGATTTGGGGCAAGAATAAAAGGCATACATCTACTAACATCATCTAAAGCAATAGACTTGTTTGCGAAGCTGATCAAACAGTTCTTGAGTCCGAAAATAGCTAATAGAATCAACGTACATAAGACTTTGAAAGATTTACACTCAGTAGTACCGAAAGAACTGCTGCCTTCAGAATATGGAGGAACGCAGAAACCTTTGAGCAAATTGGCTg tcGAATGGGCAGATGCATTAAGTACAGATGAACATGTCGCTCACATGAAGATGATGAACAAAGCGTGCACAGATGAGAGGTTGAGACGATCAGCGAAGTTCAATGAAGAATACATGGGCATGCCTGGAGCATTCAGAAATTTAAGTGTggattaa
- the LOC142981845 gene encoding alpha-tocopherol transfer protein-like — protein sequence MNSLPYNQLLQKPPNALIEIRKCHNLDKPGRMKEAIDMLEEWIQKEEHILKKDFDRRYLETTIVCSKGSMEKSKKMIDRLCTMKTLLPQYFIRSNVKQELKYVLDVVWVFPLPKLTKDFYRVILVKASDKPITEEIYFGFFQYVVILCEYLKIHDYCNGFIVLHDFQEVNILDVVTKLSPSILQQIVSIVIEGYGGRIKSLNVLTQSKTVDLFVKMIKQFVSQKISSRLSVQRTLDAVYDVVPKELLPKEYGGEEKSCRELIDDWVEELSTEKHIEFMKTMRQACTNEKLRRSDKFNEEYLGMPGSFRNMTVD from the exons ATGAATTCGTTACCATATAACCAACTGCTGCAAAAACCACCAAATGCTTTGATAGAAATTAGAAAGTGTCACAATCTGGATAAACCTGGGCGAATGAAAGAAGCTATCGACATGCTAGAAGAATGGATACAGAAAGAAGAACATATTTTGAAGAAAGATTTCG ACAGGCGTTATTTGGAAACCACAATTGTCTGCAGCAAAGGATCCATGGAGAAATCTAAGAAAATGATTGACAGACTTTGCACTATGAAGACGCTGTTACCTCAATACTTCATAAGATCTAATGTTAAACAAGAACTGAAGTATGTTCTGGATGTCGT GTGGGTATTTCCGCTACCTAAATTAACAAAAGACTTTTACCGAGTTATACTTGTCAAAGCAAGCGACAAGCCTATTACAGAAGAAATTTATTTCGGATTCTTCCAATATGTTGTGATT CTCTGTGAGTATCTGAAAATACACGACTATTGCAACGGATTCATAGTCCTTCACGACTTTCAAGAGGTCAATATTTTAGACGTGGTCACCAAATTAAGTCCTTCAATACTACAACAGATCGTGTCTATAGTAATT GAAGGCTACGGAGGTAGAATAAAATCACTAAACGTATTAACACAGTCAAAGACGGTAGATTTGTTTGTGAAAATGATAAAACAGTTCGTAAGTCAGAAGATATCAAGCCGATTGAGTGTGCAGAGGACTTTAGACGCGGTCTATGATGTGGTCCCTAAAGAACTGCTGCCTAAGGAATATGGAGGCGAAGAAAAGAGCTGCCGGGAATTAATTG ATGACTGGGTAGAAGAACTAAGTACTGAAAAACACATCGAATTTATGAAGACAATGAGACAAGCCTGCACCAATGAGAAGTTGAGACGCTCGGACAAATTCAACGAAGAGTACCTCGGAATGCCGGGCTCTTTTAGAAATATGACTGTagattaa
- the LOC142981898 gene encoding uncharacterized protein LOC142981898, whose amino-acid sequence MDLCSKKILLELPPEAIEEMRKIHNLDKPGRVEEAVDCIQEWVLKQDHILKKDFKRIYYETALIANKGSVEKTKKQIDRICTVKTLLPHFFTKTNLSKELKHILDIAWLAPLPKVTKDFYRIILLKINDKQFTEKHCLEYFQYGIIVSEYVKRHDYINGFVVIFDYQETNILELVTKLNPVMFQQFMSIAIEGYGARIKGLHLLTKSKAIDIFVKMVKQFLSEKISNRMHVHKTLEELHQVVPKDLLPVEYGGKERSVHNIIADWTDELSSEDHVNYMKMMNAACTDECLRQSNQFNEEYMGIPGSFRNLSVD is encoded by the exons ATGGACTTGTGTTCAAAGAAAATCCTTCTGGAACTACCTCCTGAAGCTATAGAAGAAATGAGAAAAATCCACAATCTAGACAAACCGGGGAGAGTTGAAGAAGCTGTTGATTGCATACAAGAATGGGTGTTAAAACAGGATCATATTTTGAAGAAGGATTTCA AAAGGATATACTACGAGACAGCTCTAATAGCAAATAAAGGTTCCGTAGAAAAGACGAAGAAACAGATAGACAGAATTTGTACTGTGAAGACATTGCTACCACATTTCTTTACCAAAACAAACCTTAGTAAAGAACTAAAGCATATTCTGGATATAGC ATGGCTAGCTCCATTGCCGAAAGTAACTAAAGATTTTTACAGAATTATTCTGCTCAAAATTAACGACAAACAGTTCACAGAAAAGCACTgcttagaatattttcaatacggcATTATT GTGAGCGAATACGTCAAAAGACACGACTACATCAACGGTTTTGTCGTCATATTTGACTATCAAGAAACAAACATTCTAGAGCTGGTCACAAAATTGAACCCTGTGATGTTCCAACAATTTATGTCTATAGCAATA GAAGGTTACGGAGCAAGAATCAAAGGTTTGCATCTTCTAACAAAATCGAAAGCTATAGACATATTTGTAAAGATGGTAAAGCAGTTCTTAAGCGAGAAGATTTCTAATCGAATGCATGTACACAAAACGTTGGAGGAATTACATCAAGTGGTTCCTAAGGATTTGTTACCGGTGGAATATGGAGGGAAGGAAAGATCCgttcataatattatag cTGACTGGACAGATGAATTGAGTTCGGAAGATCATGTGAACTACATGAAAATGATGAACGCAGCCTGCACGGATGAATGTTTGAGACAATCAAATCAATTCAATGAAGAATACATGGGAATTCCGGGCTCTTTTAGAAATTTGAGCGTTGattaa